A genomic stretch from Seriola aureovittata isolate HTS-2021-v1 ecotype China chromosome 13, ASM2101889v1, whole genome shotgun sequence includes:
- the ganc gene encoding neutral alpha-glucosidase C isoform X4 yields MKRWLRSTLKASCGLRRCGTHPAPHLTSFKRTPRVYCGKRRSGTLWISKLMVPAASGRTSVFTGSVMCSVFQNTPTACSSETPEMGNLTGCITWTSLPTTCTVAAACTAPCLSWWLTNPTGLWGDQSPPAKRRQMPPHTDVHWLSESGVIDCVVLLGPGPQQLFSQYAQLTGYQALPPLFALGYHQCRWNYRNEADVKAVDAGFDRHDIPYDVIWLDIEHTDGKRYFTWDPVLFPDPAGLQRHLEKKKRKLVVINDPHIKADPDWSLYREARDGGHFVRNREGQLYQGSCWPGESCYLDFSSPATRAWYSRCFSLDKYKGSTPSLFVWNDMNEPSVFDGPEQTMPKDAVHYGGWEHRELHNLYGFYQHMATVEGLVTRSGGSERPFVLSRSFFAGSQRLGAIWTGDNVASWEYLKISIPMLLSLSVAGVVFCGADVGGFIKDPDPELLVRWYQAAALQPFFRGHSANVTKRREPWLFGEEVTAAIRAVIQQRYCLLPYWYTLFHQAHTSGLPPLRPLWAEFPREQSTFAVDDQYMIGGALLACPVTEAGLQEAKVLLPGSGEIWYDVHSAKAYEGGKTLSLPVTLDTVPVFQRGGTVVCRSTGSGSCTADFQQLPLAITVALNSQRAADGELYLDDGRSFSYRDRRAFCRRRFSMQSGRLLCRPAAEDGAFDCDAVVRSVAVLGVRTKPSAVTVHVSGARDSPAAFQFLDTCRSLTVSNLNLRVAMDWDIQITANVSLR; encoded by the exons ATGAAGCGATGGTTACGTTCAACCCTGAAGGCAAGCTGTGGTTTGAGACGCTGCGGGACCCACCCAG ctccaCATCTCACGAG CTTCAAGAGGACCCCCCGAGTTTATTGTGGAAAGAGACGTTCAGGAACTTTGTGGATATCAAAGCTAATG GTCCCAGCAGCGTCGGGGCGGACGTCCGTCTTCACGGGTTCAGTCATGTGTTCGGTCTTCCAGAACACGCCGACGgcctgcagctcagagacacCAG AGATGGGGAACCTTACCGGCTGTATAACCTGGACGTCTTTGCCTACGACGTGTACAGTCGCCGCGGCCTGTACGGCTCCGTGCCTCTCGTGGTGGCTCACAAACCCGACAGGACTCTGG gGCGACCAATCACCCCCAGCAAAGAGGAGGCAGATGCCGCCTCACACTGACGTCCACTGGCTGTCGGAGAGTGGCGTGATTGACTGTGTGGTTCTGCTCGGGCCCGGTCCACAGCAGCTCTTCAGCCAGTACGCTCAGCTGACAG GATATCAAGCCCTGCCCCCCCTGTTTGCCCTCGGGTACCACCAGTGCCGCTGGAACTACCGCAATGAAGCCGATGTGAAGGCCGTGGACGCTGGATTTGATCGCCACGACATCCCTTACGATGTCATCTGGCTGGACATTGAGCACACGGACGGGAAGCGTTATTTCACATGGGACCCCGTTCTATTTCCCGACCCGGCCGGCCTGCAGCGCCacctggagaagaagaaaaggaaa CTGGTTGTTATAAATGATCCCCACATCAAAGCTGATCCTGATTGGTCGCTGTACCGTGAAGCCAGGGATGGGGGACATTTCGTCAGGAACAGAGAGGGACAGCTTTACCAGGGCTCCTGTTGGCCAG GTGAATCCTGTTACCTCGATTTCAGCAGCCCAGCCACTCGAGCGTGGTACTCCAGGTGCTTCAGCCTGGATAAATACAAA GGATCCACGCCGTCGTTATTTGTGTGGAACGATATGAACGAACCGTCTGTGTTCGACGGGCCGGAGCAGACGATGCCCAAGGACGCAGTGCATTATGGGGGCTGGGAACACAGGGAACTGCACAACCTGTACGGCTTTTACCAG CACATGGCCACAGTGGAGGGTCTGGTAACTCGCTCGGGCGGCTCAGAGAGACCCTTCGTCCTGTCGCGCTCCTTCTTTGCCGGGTCACAGAGACTTG GAGCAATATGGACGGGGGACAACGTCGCCAGCTGGGAGTATCTGAAGATCTCGATTCCAATGCTCTTGTCTCTCAGTGTGGCGGGCGTGGTGTTCTGTGGAG CCGATGTCGGTGGGTTTATTAAGGATCCGGATCCAGAGCTGCTGGTGCGCTGGTACCAGGCGGCCGCCCTGCAGCCGTTCTTCCGCGGCCACTCCGCAAATGTGACGAAGCGCCGGGAGCCGTGGCTGTTTGGAGAGGAGGTCACCGCTGCGATCCGCGCCGTAATCCAACAGAG gtacTGTCTGCTGCCCTACTGGTACACTCTGTTCCACCAGGCCCACACCTCTGGTCTGCCTCCCCTCAG ACCTCTGTGGGCGGAGTTCCCGAGAGAGCAGAGCACCTTCGCTGTGGACGACCAGTATATGATCG GAGGAGCGCTGCTGGCCTGTCCCGTCACTGAAGCAGGTCTTCAAGAAGCCAAAGTGTTACTTCCTGGATCTGGTGAG ATCTGGTATGATGTCCACTCTGCGAAGGCGTACGAAGGAGGCAAGACGCTGAGTCTTCCTGTCACCCTGGACACA GTCCCTGTGTTCCAGCGTGGCGGCACGGTGGTCTGCAGGTCGACAGGAAGCGGCTCCTGTACGGCCGATTTCCAGCAGCTGCCGCTCGCCATCACCGTGGCGCTAAACTCccag cgtGCAGCTGACGGGGAGTTGTACCTGGACGACGGCCGCTCCTTCAGCTACCGCGACAGACGGGCCTTCTGCCGGCGCAGGTTCAGCATGCAGTCCGGCCGGCTGCTCTGCCG CCCTGCCGCCGAGGACGGAGCGTTTGACTGTGACGCTGTCGTGCGCTCGGTCGCCGTCCTGGGAGTCAGGACCAAACCGTCCGCTGTGACTGTGCACGTGTCAG GTGCTAGAGACTCACCTGCTGCATTTCAGTTCCTGGACACCTGCCGCTCGCTGACGGTGAGCAACCTGAACCTGAGAGTGGCGATGGACTGGGACATACAGATCACTGCGAACGTGTCCCTCCGCTGA
- the ganc gene encoding neutral alpha-glucosidase C isoform X1, with protein MAGVSQTVISVVPDDEGKEKFKNSSHVAFYRRQMQGPNLQHRALLDTMVLTEKGARFELLEPDTQTRLLLSVSPCKNDSVRILIDELQPVKARYRVPDVVTGEPQCERLRVETRTQDSVTLSWCSGRHQVRVWHFPFRVEILCEDEAMVTFNPEGKLWFETLRDPPSSTSHELQEDPPSLLWKETFRNFVDIKANGPSSVGADVRLHGFSHVFGLPEHADGLQLRDTRDGEPYRLYNLDVFAYDVYSRRGLYGSVPLVVAHKPDRTLGVFWLNASETFVNVHYGPTDPQGDQSPPAKRRQMPPHTDVHWLSESGVIDCVVLLGPGPQQLFSQYAQLTGYQALPPLFALGYHQCRWNYRNEADVKAVDAGFDRHDIPYDVIWLDIEHTDGKRYFTWDPVLFPDPAGLQRHLEKKKRKLVVINDPHIKADPDWSLYREARDGGHFVRNREGQLYQGSCWPGESCYLDFSSPATRAWYSRCFSLDKYKGSTPSLFVWNDMNEPSVFDGPEQTMPKDAVHYGGWEHRELHNLYGFYQHMATVEGLVTRSGGSERPFVLSRSFFAGSQRLGAIWTGDNVASWEYLKISIPMLLSLSVAGVVFCGADVGGFIKDPDPELLVRWYQAAALQPFFRGHSANVTKRREPWLFGEEVTAAIRAVIQQRYCLLPYWYTLFHQAHTSGLPPLRPLWAEFPREQSTFAVDDQYMIGGALLACPVTEAGLQEAKVLLPGSGEIWYDVHSAKAYEGGKTLSLPVTLDTVPVFQRGGTVVCRSTGSGSCTADFQQLPLAITVALNSQRAADGELYLDDGRSFSYRDRRAFCRRRFSMQSGRLLCRPAAEDGAFDCDAVVRSVAVLGVRTKPSAVTVHVSGARDSPAAFQFLDTCRSLTVSNLNLRVAMDWDIQITANVSLR; from the exons ATGGCGGGAGTGAGCCAAACCGTTATTAG TGTCGTCCCTGACgatgaagggaaagaaaagtTCAAGAACAGTAGCCATGTCGCTTTCTACAG GCGACAGATGCAGGGTCCGAACCTGCAGCACCGAGCCCTGTTGGACACCATGGTGCTCACAGAGAAAGGGGCTCGTTTTGAACTGTTGGAGCCCGACACTCAG ACCAgacttcttctctctgtgtctccttgCAAAAACGACTCTGTAAGGATTCTGATAGATGAACTCCAGCCCGTTAAAGCCCGCTACCGAGTTCCAGATGTGGTAACCGGGGAACCGCAGTGTGAACG GTTGAGAGTGGAGACACGCACTCAGGACTCCGTCACCCTCTCTTGGTGTTCAGGACGTCATCAGGTCCGTGTGTGGCATTTTCCCTTCCGCGTGGAGATCCTGTGCGAAGATGAAGCGATGGTTACGTTCAACCCTGAAGGCAAGCTGTGGTTTGAGACGCTGCGGGACCCACCCAG ctccaCATCTCACGAG CTTCAAGAGGACCCCCCGAGTTTATTGTGGAAAGAGACGTTCAGGAACTTTGTGGATATCAAAGCTAATG GTCCCAGCAGCGTCGGGGCGGACGTCCGTCTTCACGGGTTCAGTCATGTGTTCGGTCTTCCAGAACACGCCGACGgcctgcagctcagagacacCAG AGATGGGGAACCTTACCGGCTGTATAACCTGGACGTCTTTGCCTACGACGTGTACAGTCGCCGCGGCCTGTACGGCTCCGTGCCTCTCGTGGTGGCTCACAAACCCGACAGGACTCTGGGTGTGTTTTGGCTGAACGCATCAGAGACTTTTGTGAACGTACATTACGGTCCCACTGACCCCCAG gGCGACCAATCACCCCCAGCAAAGAGGAGGCAGATGCCGCCTCACACTGACGTCCACTGGCTGTCGGAGAGTGGCGTGATTGACTGTGTGGTTCTGCTCGGGCCCGGTCCACAGCAGCTCTTCAGCCAGTACGCTCAGCTGACAG GATATCAAGCCCTGCCCCCCCTGTTTGCCCTCGGGTACCACCAGTGCCGCTGGAACTACCGCAATGAAGCCGATGTGAAGGCCGTGGACGCTGGATTTGATCGCCACGACATCCCTTACGATGTCATCTGGCTGGACATTGAGCACACGGACGGGAAGCGTTATTTCACATGGGACCCCGTTCTATTTCCCGACCCGGCCGGCCTGCAGCGCCacctggagaagaagaaaaggaaa CTGGTTGTTATAAATGATCCCCACATCAAAGCTGATCCTGATTGGTCGCTGTACCGTGAAGCCAGGGATGGGGGACATTTCGTCAGGAACAGAGAGGGACAGCTTTACCAGGGCTCCTGTTGGCCAG GTGAATCCTGTTACCTCGATTTCAGCAGCCCAGCCACTCGAGCGTGGTACTCCAGGTGCTTCAGCCTGGATAAATACAAA GGATCCACGCCGTCGTTATTTGTGTGGAACGATATGAACGAACCGTCTGTGTTCGACGGGCCGGAGCAGACGATGCCCAAGGACGCAGTGCATTATGGGGGCTGGGAACACAGGGAACTGCACAACCTGTACGGCTTTTACCAG CACATGGCCACAGTGGAGGGTCTGGTAACTCGCTCGGGCGGCTCAGAGAGACCCTTCGTCCTGTCGCGCTCCTTCTTTGCCGGGTCACAGAGACTTG GAGCAATATGGACGGGGGACAACGTCGCCAGCTGGGAGTATCTGAAGATCTCGATTCCAATGCTCTTGTCTCTCAGTGTGGCGGGCGTGGTGTTCTGTGGAG CCGATGTCGGTGGGTTTATTAAGGATCCGGATCCAGAGCTGCTGGTGCGCTGGTACCAGGCGGCCGCCCTGCAGCCGTTCTTCCGCGGCCACTCCGCAAATGTGACGAAGCGCCGGGAGCCGTGGCTGTTTGGAGAGGAGGTCACCGCTGCGATCCGCGCCGTAATCCAACAGAG gtacTGTCTGCTGCCCTACTGGTACACTCTGTTCCACCAGGCCCACACCTCTGGTCTGCCTCCCCTCAG ACCTCTGTGGGCGGAGTTCCCGAGAGAGCAGAGCACCTTCGCTGTGGACGACCAGTATATGATCG GAGGAGCGCTGCTGGCCTGTCCCGTCACTGAAGCAGGTCTTCAAGAAGCCAAAGTGTTACTTCCTGGATCTGGTGAG ATCTGGTATGATGTCCACTCTGCGAAGGCGTACGAAGGAGGCAAGACGCTGAGTCTTCCTGTCACCCTGGACACA GTCCCTGTGTTCCAGCGTGGCGGCACGGTGGTCTGCAGGTCGACAGGAAGCGGCTCCTGTACGGCCGATTTCCAGCAGCTGCCGCTCGCCATCACCGTGGCGCTAAACTCccag cgtGCAGCTGACGGGGAGTTGTACCTGGACGACGGCCGCTCCTTCAGCTACCGCGACAGACGGGCCTTCTGCCGGCGCAGGTTCAGCATGCAGTCCGGCCGGCTGCTCTGCCG CCCTGCCGCCGAGGACGGAGCGTTTGACTGTGACGCTGTCGTGCGCTCGGTCGCCGTCCTGGGAGTCAGGACCAAACCGTCCGCTGTGACTGTGCACGTGTCAG GTGCTAGAGACTCACCTGCTGCATTTCAGTTCCTGGACACCTGCCGCTCGCTGACGGTGAGCAACCTGAACCTGAGAGTGGCGATGGACTGGGACATACAGATCACTGCGAACGTGTCCCTCCGCTGA
- the ganc gene encoding neutral alpha-glucosidase C isoform X3 — protein sequence MAGVSQTVISVVPDDEGKEKFKNSSHVAFYRRQMQGPNLQHRALLDTMVLTEKGARFELLEPDTQTRLLLSVSPCKNDSVRILIDELQPVKARYRVPDVVTGEPQCERLRVETRTQDSVTLSWCSGRHQVRVWHFPFRVEILCEDEAMVTFNPEGKLWFETLRDPPSSTSHELQEDPPSLLWKETFRNFVDIKANGPSSVGADVRLHGFSHVFGLPEHADGLQLRDTRDGEPYRLYNLDVFAYDVYSRRGLYGSVPLVVAHKPDRTLGVFWLNASETFVNVHYGPTDPQGDQSPPAKRRQMPPHTDVHWLSESGVIDCVVLLGPGPQQLFSQYAQLTGYQALPPLFALGYHQCRWNYRNEADVKAVDAGFDRHDIPYDVIWLDIEHTDGKRYFTWDPVLFPDPAGLQRHLEKKKRKLVVINDPHIKADPDWSLYREARDGGHFVRNREGQLYQGSCWPGESCYLDFSSPATRAWYSRCFSLDKYKGSTPSLFVWNDMNEPSVFDGPEQTMPKDAVHYGGWEHRELHNLYGFYQHMATVEGLVTRSGGSERPFVLSRSFFAGSQRLGAIWTGDNVASWEYLKISIPMLLSLSVAGVVFCGADVGGFIKDPDPELLVRWYQAAALQPFFRGHSANVTKRREPWLFGEEVTAAIRAVIQQRYCLLPYWYTLFHQAHTSGLPPLRPLWAEFPREQSTFAVDDQYMIGGALLACPVTEAGLQEAKVLLPGSGEIWYDVHSAKAYEGGKTLSLPVTLDTVPVFQRGGTVVCRSTGSGSCTADFQQLPLAITVALNSQ from the exons ATGGCGGGAGTGAGCCAAACCGTTATTAG TGTCGTCCCTGACgatgaagggaaagaaaagtTCAAGAACAGTAGCCATGTCGCTTTCTACAG GCGACAGATGCAGGGTCCGAACCTGCAGCACCGAGCCCTGTTGGACACCATGGTGCTCACAGAGAAAGGGGCTCGTTTTGAACTGTTGGAGCCCGACACTCAG ACCAgacttcttctctctgtgtctccttgCAAAAACGACTCTGTAAGGATTCTGATAGATGAACTCCAGCCCGTTAAAGCCCGCTACCGAGTTCCAGATGTGGTAACCGGGGAACCGCAGTGTGAACG GTTGAGAGTGGAGACACGCACTCAGGACTCCGTCACCCTCTCTTGGTGTTCAGGACGTCATCAGGTCCGTGTGTGGCATTTTCCCTTCCGCGTGGAGATCCTGTGCGAAGATGAAGCGATGGTTACGTTCAACCCTGAAGGCAAGCTGTGGTTTGAGACGCTGCGGGACCCACCCAG ctccaCATCTCACGAG CTTCAAGAGGACCCCCCGAGTTTATTGTGGAAAGAGACGTTCAGGAACTTTGTGGATATCAAAGCTAATG GTCCCAGCAGCGTCGGGGCGGACGTCCGTCTTCACGGGTTCAGTCATGTGTTCGGTCTTCCAGAACACGCCGACGgcctgcagctcagagacacCAG AGATGGGGAACCTTACCGGCTGTATAACCTGGACGTCTTTGCCTACGACGTGTACAGTCGCCGCGGCCTGTACGGCTCCGTGCCTCTCGTGGTGGCTCACAAACCCGACAGGACTCTGGGTGTGTTTTGGCTGAACGCATCAGAGACTTTTGTGAACGTACATTACGGTCCCACTGACCCCCAG gGCGACCAATCACCCCCAGCAAAGAGGAGGCAGATGCCGCCTCACACTGACGTCCACTGGCTGTCGGAGAGTGGCGTGATTGACTGTGTGGTTCTGCTCGGGCCCGGTCCACAGCAGCTCTTCAGCCAGTACGCTCAGCTGACAG GATATCAAGCCCTGCCCCCCCTGTTTGCCCTCGGGTACCACCAGTGCCGCTGGAACTACCGCAATGAAGCCGATGTGAAGGCCGTGGACGCTGGATTTGATCGCCACGACATCCCTTACGATGTCATCTGGCTGGACATTGAGCACACGGACGGGAAGCGTTATTTCACATGGGACCCCGTTCTATTTCCCGACCCGGCCGGCCTGCAGCGCCacctggagaagaagaaaaggaaa CTGGTTGTTATAAATGATCCCCACATCAAAGCTGATCCTGATTGGTCGCTGTACCGTGAAGCCAGGGATGGGGGACATTTCGTCAGGAACAGAGAGGGACAGCTTTACCAGGGCTCCTGTTGGCCAG GTGAATCCTGTTACCTCGATTTCAGCAGCCCAGCCACTCGAGCGTGGTACTCCAGGTGCTTCAGCCTGGATAAATACAAA GGATCCACGCCGTCGTTATTTGTGTGGAACGATATGAACGAACCGTCTGTGTTCGACGGGCCGGAGCAGACGATGCCCAAGGACGCAGTGCATTATGGGGGCTGGGAACACAGGGAACTGCACAACCTGTACGGCTTTTACCAG CACATGGCCACAGTGGAGGGTCTGGTAACTCGCTCGGGCGGCTCAGAGAGACCCTTCGTCCTGTCGCGCTCCTTCTTTGCCGGGTCACAGAGACTTG GAGCAATATGGACGGGGGACAACGTCGCCAGCTGGGAGTATCTGAAGATCTCGATTCCAATGCTCTTGTCTCTCAGTGTGGCGGGCGTGGTGTTCTGTGGAG CCGATGTCGGTGGGTTTATTAAGGATCCGGATCCAGAGCTGCTGGTGCGCTGGTACCAGGCGGCCGCCCTGCAGCCGTTCTTCCGCGGCCACTCCGCAAATGTGACGAAGCGCCGGGAGCCGTGGCTGTTTGGAGAGGAGGTCACCGCTGCGATCCGCGCCGTAATCCAACAGAG gtacTGTCTGCTGCCCTACTGGTACACTCTGTTCCACCAGGCCCACACCTCTGGTCTGCCTCCCCTCAG ACCTCTGTGGGCGGAGTTCCCGAGAGAGCAGAGCACCTTCGCTGTGGACGACCAGTATATGATCG GAGGAGCGCTGCTGGCCTGTCCCGTCACTGAAGCAGGTCTTCAAGAAGCCAAAGTGTTACTTCCTGGATCTGGTGAG ATCTGGTATGATGTCCACTCTGCGAAGGCGTACGAAGGAGGCAAGACGCTGAGTCTTCCTGTCACCCTGGACACA GTCCCTGTGTTCCAGCGTGGCGGCACGGTGGTCTGCAGGTCGACAGGAAGCGGCTCCTGTACGGCCGATTTCCAGCAGCTGCCGCTCGCCATCACCGTGGCGCTAAACTCccag tgA
- the ganc gene encoding neutral alpha-glucosidase C isoform X2 — MAGVSQTVISVVPDDEGKEKFKNSSHVAFYRRQMQGPNLQHRALLDTMVLTEKGARFELLEPDTQTRLLLSVSPCKNDSVRILIDELQPVKARYRVPDVVTGEPQCERLRVETRTQDSVTLSWCSGRHQVRVWHFPFRVEILCEDEAMVTFNPEGKLWFETLRDPPSSTSHELQEDPPSLLWKETFRNFVDIKANGPSSVGADVRLHGFSHVFGLPEHADGLQLRDTRDGEPYRLYNLDVFAYDVYSRRGLYGSVPLVVAHKPDRTLGVFWLNASETFVNVHYGPTDPQGDQSPPAKRRQMPPHTDVHWLSESGVIDCVVLLGPGPQQLFSQYAQLTGYQALPPLFALGYHQCRWNYRNEADVKAVDAGFDRHDIPYDVIWLDIEHTDGKRYFTWDPVLFPDPAGLQRHLEKKKRKLVVINDPHIKADPDWSLYREARDGGHFVRNREGQLYQGSCWPGESCYLDFSSPATRAWYSRCFSLDKYKGSTPSLFVWNDMNEPSVFDGPEQTMPKDAVHYGGWEHRELHNLYGFYQHMATVEGLVTRSGGSERPFVLSRSFFAGSQRLGAIWTGDNVASWEYLKISIPMLLSLSVAGVVFCGADVGGFIKDPDPELLVRWYQAAALQPFFRGHSANVTKRREPWLFGEEVTAAIRAVIQQRYCLLPYWYTLFHQAHTSGLPPLRPLWAEFPREQSTFAVDDQYMIGGALLACPVTEAGLQEAKVLLPGSGEIWYDVHSAKAYEGGKTLSLPVTLDTVFPPCRSLCSSVAARWSAGRQEAAPVRPISSSCRSPSPWR, encoded by the exons ATGGCGGGAGTGAGCCAAACCGTTATTAG TGTCGTCCCTGACgatgaagggaaagaaaagtTCAAGAACAGTAGCCATGTCGCTTTCTACAG GCGACAGATGCAGGGTCCGAACCTGCAGCACCGAGCCCTGTTGGACACCATGGTGCTCACAGAGAAAGGGGCTCGTTTTGAACTGTTGGAGCCCGACACTCAG ACCAgacttcttctctctgtgtctccttgCAAAAACGACTCTGTAAGGATTCTGATAGATGAACTCCAGCCCGTTAAAGCCCGCTACCGAGTTCCAGATGTGGTAACCGGGGAACCGCAGTGTGAACG GTTGAGAGTGGAGACACGCACTCAGGACTCCGTCACCCTCTCTTGGTGTTCAGGACGTCATCAGGTCCGTGTGTGGCATTTTCCCTTCCGCGTGGAGATCCTGTGCGAAGATGAAGCGATGGTTACGTTCAACCCTGAAGGCAAGCTGTGGTTTGAGACGCTGCGGGACCCACCCAG ctccaCATCTCACGAG CTTCAAGAGGACCCCCCGAGTTTATTGTGGAAAGAGACGTTCAGGAACTTTGTGGATATCAAAGCTAATG GTCCCAGCAGCGTCGGGGCGGACGTCCGTCTTCACGGGTTCAGTCATGTGTTCGGTCTTCCAGAACACGCCGACGgcctgcagctcagagacacCAG AGATGGGGAACCTTACCGGCTGTATAACCTGGACGTCTTTGCCTACGACGTGTACAGTCGCCGCGGCCTGTACGGCTCCGTGCCTCTCGTGGTGGCTCACAAACCCGACAGGACTCTGGGTGTGTTTTGGCTGAACGCATCAGAGACTTTTGTGAACGTACATTACGGTCCCACTGACCCCCAG gGCGACCAATCACCCCCAGCAAAGAGGAGGCAGATGCCGCCTCACACTGACGTCCACTGGCTGTCGGAGAGTGGCGTGATTGACTGTGTGGTTCTGCTCGGGCCCGGTCCACAGCAGCTCTTCAGCCAGTACGCTCAGCTGACAG GATATCAAGCCCTGCCCCCCCTGTTTGCCCTCGGGTACCACCAGTGCCGCTGGAACTACCGCAATGAAGCCGATGTGAAGGCCGTGGACGCTGGATTTGATCGCCACGACATCCCTTACGATGTCATCTGGCTGGACATTGAGCACACGGACGGGAAGCGTTATTTCACATGGGACCCCGTTCTATTTCCCGACCCGGCCGGCCTGCAGCGCCacctggagaagaagaaaaggaaa CTGGTTGTTATAAATGATCCCCACATCAAAGCTGATCCTGATTGGTCGCTGTACCGTGAAGCCAGGGATGGGGGACATTTCGTCAGGAACAGAGAGGGACAGCTTTACCAGGGCTCCTGTTGGCCAG GTGAATCCTGTTACCTCGATTTCAGCAGCCCAGCCACTCGAGCGTGGTACTCCAGGTGCTTCAGCCTGGATAAATACAAA GGATCCACGCCGTCGTTATTTGTGTGGAACGATATGAACGAACCGTCTGTGTTCGACGGGCCGGAGCAGACGATGCCCAAGGACGCAGTGCATTATGGGGGCTGGGAACACAGGGAACTGCACAACCTGTACGGCTTTTACCAG CACATGGCCACAGTGGAGGGTCTGGTAACTCGCTCGGGCGGCTCAGAGAGACCCTTCGTCCTGTCGCGCTCCTTCTTTGCCGGGTCACAGAGACTTG GAGCAATATGGACGGGGGACAACGTCGCCAGCTGGGAGTATCTGAAGATCTCGATTCCAATGCTCTTGTCTCTCAGTGTGGCGGGCGTGGTGTTCTGTGGAG CCGATGTCGGTGGGTTTATTAAGGATCCGGATCCAGAGCTGCTGGTGCGCTGGTACCAGGCGGCCGCCCTGCAGCCGTTCTTCCGCGGCCACTCCGCAAATGTGACGAAGCGCCGGGAGCCGTGGCTGTTTGGAGAGGAGGTCACCGCTGCGATCCGCGCCGTAATCCAACAGAG gtacTGTCTGCTGCCCTACTGGTACACTCTGTTCCACCAGGCCCACACCTCTGGTCTGCCTCCCCTCAG ACCTCTGTGGGCGGAGTTCCCGAGAGAGCAGAGCACCTTCGCTGTGGACGACCAGTATATGATCG GAGGAGCGCTGCTGGCCTGTCCCGTCACTGAAGCAGGTCTTCAAGAAGCCAAAGTGTTACTTCCTGGATCTGGTGAG ATCTGGTATGATGTCCACTCTGCGAAGGCGTACGAAGGAGGCAAGACGCTGAGTCTTCCTGTCACCCTGGACACA GTGTTTCCTCCGTGCAGGTCCCTGTGTTCCAGCGTGGCGGCACGGTGGTCTGCAGGTCGACAGGAAGCGGCTCCTGTACGGCCGATTTCCAGCAGCTGCCGCTCGCCATCACCGTGGCGCTAA